In the genome of Ancylomarina subtilis, one region contains:
- the citD gene encoding citrate lyase acyl carrier protein — protein MTPKFKAQAGTFESSDIMVLIEPVAEGSGRQVDISSTVMLQFEEDLKTCINQVLDVMEIENVHLIAKDKGALTPTIKARVETAVKRSLGIQEGTL, from the coding sequence ATGACACCTAAGTTTAAAGCTCAAGCTGGAACTTTTGAATCAAGCGACATTATGGTTCTTATTGAACCGGTTGCCGAAGGGTCTGGAAGACAGGTTGACATTTCTTCAACTGTAATGTTGCAGTTCGAAGAAGATCTAAAAACATGCATCAATCAGGTTTTAGATGTAATGGAAATCGAAAATGTGCACCTTATTGCTAAGGATAAAGGCGCATTAACACCAACCATTAAGGCGAGAGTTGAAACCGCTGTTAAACGTTCTTTAGGTATTCAGGAGGGTACATTGTAA
- a CDS encoding ADP-dependent glucokinase/phosphofructokinase, which produces MSYSDLKEKWLSHYKTAPAQLEKMGQVKGLISAFNANVDAVIKINGKFIEKIIEDNKLDLTKIVGEGENCVLTNEDAIRGFLQCFQAGKAEEWLIEDKAVFNWLNETIGYDKLQMGGQGGIVANVMAVCGVDSVYVHCASSPKEQSQLFLDLDNLLTVDENGDVAQASKVDRKNDLPLIHWIIEFDKGDSITLDGKVYTCPKANRFIATYDPLNFKLHIDEHFSKKMSQPDVNSEYIILSGYQMLHETLKDGSKGAEKIDASKAMISEWRKSCPENLLHLEVASTQDKAVRKHLIDSLGRSVDSLGFNERELIDILEVIGEEELAAKCEANVNAENMFEGMLKIYEYTQCPRMQLHMFGLYLTLQRKGFKVSPIQNRGGMQLAATVAAAKAGTGAINTKDVLLWAQGHRVSDVGLNELNHLQNLVTEKYGQNNLLETGLFENESIEIIAVPTILIEKPVTLVGMGDTISSVSLVGAR; this is translated from the coding sequence ATGTCATACAGCGATTTAAAAGAAAAATGGTTATCGCATTATAAAACGGCACCAGCTCAACTTGAGAAAATGGGACAAGTTAAAGGTCTTATTAGTGCTTTTAATGCAAATGTGGATGCAGTGATTAAAATCAATGGGAAATTTATTGAGAAAATCATTGAGGATAATAAATTAGACCTAACTAAAATTGTTGGTGAAGGGGAAAATTGTGTTCTAACCAATGAGGATGCAATTCGTGGATTTTTACAATGTTTCCAAGCGGGAAAAGCTGAAGAATGGTTGATTGAGGATAAAGCCGTATTCAATTGGTTGAATGAAACAATTGGTTACGATAAGCTTCAAATGGGCGGTCAAGGCGGCATTGTGGCCAATGTGATGGCAGTCTGTGGTGTGGATTCAGTTTATGTGCATTGTGCATCATCTCCTAAGGAGCAGTCTCAGCTTTTTTTAGATTTGGATAACCTCCTAACTGTAGATGAAAATGGAGATGTGGCTCAGGCCTCTAAGGTCGATCGGAAAAATGATCTGCCTTTAATTCACTGGATTATCGAATTTGATAAGGGTGACTCTATTACTTTAGATGGAAAAGTTTACACATGTCCTAAGGCAAACCGATTCATAGCAACATACGATCCGTTAAATTTTAAACTGCATATCGATGAGCATTTTTCTAAGAAGATGTCTCAGCCAGATGTAAATTCGGAATATATTATACTTTCTGGCTATCAGATGCTTCATGAAACCTTGAAAGATGGGAGTAAAGGTGCTGAAAAAATCGATGCATCGAAGGCAATGATAAGCGAATGGCGAAAATCCTGTCCTGAAAATTTATTGCACCTTGAAGTTGCGTCAACGCAGGATAAGGCGGTACGCAAGCACCTGATTGATTCATTGGGTAGGAGTGTTGATAGCTTAGGATTTAATGAGCGTGAATTAATTGATATTCTTGAAGTCATTGGGGAAGAGGAGTTGGCTGCAAAATGTGAGGCGAATGTGAATGCTGAGAATATGTTTGAAGGAATGCTGAAAATATATGAATACACACAGTGTCCTCGTATGCAGCTGCATATGTTTGGTTTATATTTAACATTACAAAGAAAAGGCTTTAAAGTGAGTCCTATTCAAAACAGAGGTGGTATGCAATTGGCAGCTACGGTTGCTGCTGCGAAAGCCGGAACGGGTGCGATTAATACGAAGGATGTATTGTTGTGGGCTCAAGGGCATCGGGTTTCTGATGTTGGTCTCAATGAATTAAATCATCTTCAGAATCTTGTGACAGAAAAATATGGTCAAAACAACTTGCTTGAAACAGGTCTTTTCGAAAACGAGTCTATCGAGATTATTGCTGTTCCTACAATTTTGATTGAAAAACCCGTTACCTTGGTTGGAATGGGAGACACAATATCTTCAGTATCTCTGGTTGGAGCAAGATAA
- a CDS encoding OsmC family protein has protein sequence MKATTTWTQGISSVITDNRGHETIVDLPEAKGGQDLGPTAFELCLMSYSGCVNTIFNIVSKKMRFEFTALEVDAIGHQKDGAATFTDVEVELRVESEASDEKIESCLQKTLKMCPVGVLFHQAGVNTTYKIMRLQNA, from the coding sequence ATGAAAGCAACAACAACTTGGACACAAGGCATATCTTCAGTAATTACTGATAACAGAGGACACGAAACAATTGTTGATTTACCAGAAGCAAAAGGTGGACAGGATTTAGGTCCTACAGCATTTGAGCTTTGCCTGATGAGCTATTCGGGATGTGTCAATACAATTTTTAATATTGTATCAAAAAAAATGAGATTCGAATTCACTGCCCTTGAAGTGGATGCCATTGGTCACCAAAAAGATGGTGCAGCAACCTTTACTGATGTTGAGGTGGAGCTTAGAGTAGAATCTGAAGCTAGCGATGAGAAAATTGAATCCTGTTTGCAAAAAACATTAAAAATGTGTCCGGTAGGTGTTCTGTTCCACCAAGCCGGAGTCAACACTACTTACAAAATTATGCGACTACAAAATGCATAA